A region from the Prochlorococcus marinus XMU1408 genome encodes:
- the alaS gene encoding alanine--tRNA ligase, with protein sequence MQKNFSSSMNPPFLSGDEIREAFINFFTQHNHKKLASSSLIPDDPTVLLTIAGMLPFKPIFLGLKESSTPRATSSQKCIRTNDIENVGKTARHHTFFEMLGNFSFGDYFKKEAIQWAWELTTEVFRLNPQNIVISVFEEDSEAEKIWKEVVGVDAKRIIRMGASDNFWSSGATGPCGPCSELYFDFKPELGSDGIDLEDDSRFIEFYNLVFMQYNRDLKGNLEPLANCHIDTGMGLERMAQILQKKSNNYETDLIFPLIEAAALLAQITYKNTNKKNKTSLKIIGDHCRAVTHLICDGVSASNLGRGYILRRLIRRMIRHGRLVGINQPFLPQLAEVAIELMKNAYPQLLEKKKIILNELKIEESRFLETLERGEKLLAEITAHECDLISGAQAFELYDTYGFPLELTEEIANEKGISVDINGFEKEMAKQRKRAKDASVSIDLTEEGSIEREISLFDETRFEGYDNLETTSTVIGIFKNNELVKQAIQGDLVKIIVNKTPFYAESGGQIGDKGLITSQDLEVSIDNVRKKKNIFIHSGIVSTGVLKVNSSVQMNVTPSFRQRTTSNHTATHLLQSALKLLIDSSVSQRGSLVSNDRLRFDFNAPKPLTIKELEDMEVRINQWITEDHPIQIKTMPIKEAMAAGALAMFGEKYGDVVRVVDVPGVSMELCGGTHVTRTSQLGTFKIINETGIASGIRRIEAIAGPSVLDYFNERDLVVKELSKSFKVQSYEIVERVSSLQQELKDKTKELIKVKNELALAKALGLASYAKSVGKSKLLIRRLDGVDGSGLQSAASSLIDHLGKYSAVVFGGIPNQEIDTKLVFVVAFSPDLVSDGLHAGKFISGVAKMCGGGGGGRPNFAQAGGSQPQSLDLALEKANEDLTQQLS encoded by the coding sequence ATGCAAAAAAATTTTTCCTCCTCAATGAATCCTCCATTCCTTTCGGGAGATGAGATAAGAGAAGCATTTATAAATTTTTTTACCCAACATAATCATAAGAAACTTGCAAGTTCTTCATTGATTCCAGATGATCCAACAGTTTTATTGACAATTGCGGGGATGTTACCTTTTAAACCTATCTTTTTAGGATTAAAAGAGTCTTCTACTCCGAGAGCAACATCCAGTCAAAAATGTATAAGAACAAATGATATTGAAAATGTAGGGAAAACGGCGAGGCATCATACTTTTTTTGAGATGCTAGGTAATTTTTCTTTTGGTGACTATTTTAAAAAAGAGGCAATTCAATGGGCCTGGGAATTAACTACTGAGGTTTTTCGACTAAATCCACAGAATATAGTTATTAGTGTTTTTGAAGAAGACTCAGAAGCAGAGAAAATATGGAAAGAGGTTGTAGGGGTTGATGCAAAAAGAATTATCAGAATGGGTGCCTCTGATAATTTTTGGTCATCTGGTGCTACAGGACCTTGTGGTCCGTGTTCGGAACTTTATTTTGATTTTAAACCGGAATTAGGAAGTGATGGAATAGATCTTGAAGATGATAGTAGATTTATAGAATTTTATAATTTGGTTTTTATGCAATACAACCGGGACTTAAAGGGCAATCTTGAACCATTGGCGAATTGTCATATTGATACAGGAATGGGCTTAGAAAGAATGGCTCAAATCTTGCAAAAAAAATCTAACAATTACGAAACGGATCTTATTTTTCCTCTCATTGAAGCAGCTGCTTTATTAGCTCAAATTACTTATAAAAATACAAATAAAAAAAATAAAACATCATTAAAAATTATTGGAGATCATTGCAGAGCTGTCACTCATTTAATTTGTGATGGTGTAAGTGCTAGTAATCTAGGGCGAGGCTATATTCTTCGTCGTCTCATACGGCGTATGATTCGACATGGTCGACTGGTAGGTATTAATCAGCCGTTTTTACCACAGCTGGCTGAAGTTGCTATTGAGTTGATGAAAAATGCTTATCCTCAATTACTTGAGAAAAAGAAAATTATTCTTAATGAGTTAAAAATAGAAGAATCTCGTTTCCTTGAAACGCTTGAACGGGGAGAGAAACTTTTGGCAGAGATAACAGCTCATGAATGTGATCTTATCTCTGGTGCGCAGGCATTTGAGCTTTATGATACTTATGGTTTTCCTTTGGAATTAACAGAAGAGATCGCGAATGAAAAAGGTATTTCTGTTGATATTAATGGTTTTGAGAAGGAGATGGCAAAGCAACGCAAACGTGCAAAAGATGCTTCTGTCAGTATTGATTTAACTGAAGAAGGTTCAATTGAAAGAGAAATTTCTTTATTTGATGAAACAAGATTTGAGGGCTATGACAATTTAGAAACCACTTCAACTGTGATAGGCATCTTTAAAAATAATGAATTAGTAAAACAAGCTATTCAGGGTGATTTAGTCAAGATTATTGTTAATAAAACGCCTTTTTATGCTGAGTCAGGTGGCCAAATCGGAGATAAAGGCTTAATAACATCTCAAGATCTTGAGGTGTCTATAGACAATGTTCGAAAAAAGAAGAATATTTTTATTCATTCCGGAATTGTTAGTACCGGAGTTCTAAAAGTTAACTCATCTGTTCAGATGAATGTTACTCCATCTTTTCGTCAACGAACTACATCAAATCACACCGCTACACATCTATTACAATCAGCTTTGAAGTTATTGATTGACTCAAGTGTAAGTCAAAGAGGCTCGTTAGTTTCAAATGATCGATTGAGATTTGATTTTAATGCTCCAAAACCTTTGACAATAAAAGAACTTGAAGATATGGAAGTACGAATAAATCAATGGATTACTGAAGATCATCCAATTCAAATTAAAACAATGCCAATTAAGGAGGCTATGGCTGCTGGTGCTTTGGCAATGTTTGGTGAGAAATATGGCGATGTGGTACGTGTTGTGGATGTTCCAGGTGTTTCTATGGAGTTATGTGGAGGAACCCATGTCACTCGCACGTCACAACTAGGTACGTTTAAGATTATTAATGAGACAGGTATAGCTTCTGGTATCAGACGAATAGAGGCCATAGCTGGTCCATCAGTTTTAGATTATTTTAATGAACGTGATTTGGTAGTTAAGGAGTTAAGTAAATCATTCAAAGTTCAATCATATGAAATTGTTGAGAGAGTCTCATCTCTTCAACAGGAATTGAAAGATAAAACAAAAGAACTCATCAAAGTAAAAAATGAACTCGCTTTGGCAAAAGCATTGGGTTTGGCGAGTTATGCAAAATCTGTTGGTAAGAGTAAATTATTAATTAGACGTTTAGATGGAGTTGACGGATCTGGATTGCAATCTGCGGCTTCAAGTTTAATAGATCATTTAGGCAAGTATTCTGCTGTTGTTTTTGGAGGTATTCCAAATCAGGAGATCGATACTAAATTAGTTTTTGTTGTTGCATTTTCTCCTGATTTAGTCTCAGATGGTTTACATGCAGGCAAATTTATAAGTGGGGTTGCAAAAATGTGCGGCGGCGGCGGCGGCGGTCGCCCAAATTTTGCTCAAGCAGGTGGTAGTCAACCTCAATCGTTGGATCTAGCTTTAGAAAAAGCTAATGAAGATTTGACTCAACAATTGTCTTGA
- a CDS encoding diflavin flavoprotein — protein sequence MIFTESTALANQKSDTPKLSLQYEQIAADTHTLRSLDWDRSRFDIEFGLRNGTTYNSFLIRGKKTALIDTSHLKFKDIWFEKLRQEINPTEIDYLIVSHTEPDHSGLIKYLIELNPNIEIVASKVAIKFLEDQIHQPFKSRAVKSGEELNLEINSISEIEHKIEFISAPNLHWPDTIFSFDHGTQVLYTCDAFGLHYCSEKLYDENPSLLNEDFRFYYDCLMGPNARSVVQALKKIDALPTINTIGVGHGPILNFNTQLWLNHYREWSKQRSTGENYAVVCYLSQYGFCDRLSQAIAHGIGKANAPVQLVDLIASDTQELSALISDASAVVVPTWPIKSDSELQSNIGTLLASLKQKQWVATYDSYGGNEEPIDFITNQLRKLGQKEAFKPLRVRDEPNKSVYQQFEEAGTDLGQILTRKKNLAATKSLDGDLNKALGCISGGLYIVTAKDSEGPDSRDGAMVASWVSQASFEPPGITVAVAKDRAIESLLQVNDRFVLNILQENNYLHLFRHFLKRFPPGANRFEGVELMNDLAAGGPVLSDALAFLSCKVIQRMETTDHWIIYSLVEKGNLSNTQSKTAVHHRRVGSNY from the coding sequence ATGATTTTTACTGAATCGACAGCTTTAGCAAATCAGAAAAGTGATACTCCTAAGCTTTCACTGCAATATGAACAAATTGCTGCAGATACTCACACTTTAAGGTCATTGGATTGGGATCGAAGCAGATTTGATATTGAATTCGGCCTTCGAAATGGGACAACATATAATAGCTTTTTAATAAGAGGCAAAAAAACTGCTCTTATAGATACAAGTCATTTAAAGTTTAAAGATATTTGGTTTGAAAAACTAAGACAAGAAATCAATCCAACAGAAATTGATTATTTAATAGTCAGTCATACGGAGCCGGATCATTCAGGACTCATAAAATACTTAATTGAATTAAATCCAAATATTGAAATCGTCGCATCTAAAGTAGCTATAAAATTCCTAGAAGATCAAATTCATCAACCTTTTAAGTCACGAGCAGTCAAAAGTGGAGAGGAACTCAATTTAGAAATTAATTCAATCAGCGAAATCGAGCATAAAATTGAATTTATTAGTGCACCAAACCTGCACTGGCCCGATACTATTTTTTCTTTTGATCATGGAACACAAGTTTTATATACTTGTGATGCGTTTGGTTTGCATTATTGCTCAGAAAAATTGTATGACGAAAATCCAAGCTTATTAAATGAAGATTTTCGATTTTATTACGACTGCCTCATGGGTCCTAATGCCCGCAGTGTAGTTCAGGCATTAAAAAAAATTGATGCATTGCCAACTATCAATACTATTGGTGTTGGACATGGACCAATCCTTAATTTTAATACGCAGTTATGGCTGAATCATTACAGAGAATGGAGTAAGCAAAGAAGTACAGGCGAAAATTACGCTGTGGTTTGCTATCTCAGCCAATATGGTTTTTGTGATCGGCTTAGTCAAGCAATTGCTCATGGCATAGGCAAGGCAAATGCTCCAGTCCAATTAGTTGATCTTATTGCTTCAGACACTCAAGAGTTAAGTGCTTTGATTAGTGACGCAAGTGCAGTCGTTGTACCAACTTGGCCCATCAAATCTGATTCAGAATTACAAAGCAATATTGGAACCCTACTTGCATCCTTAAAACAAAAGCAGTGGGTAGCGACTTATGACTCCTATGGCGGAAATGAAGAGCCTATTGACTTTATTACCAACCAATTAAGAAAGCTCGGACAAAAAGAAGCTTTTAAACCACTTCGAGTTCGTGACGAACCAAACAAAAGTGTTTATCAACAATTTGAAGAAGCTGGTACAGATTTAGGTCAAATTCTTACTAGAAAGAAAAATTTAGCTGCCACTAAAAGCCTTGATGGAGACTTAAATAAAGCACTCGGTTGCATAAGCGGTGGACTATACATTGTTACAGCGAAAGATAGTGAAGGCCCGGATAGTCGAGACGGTGCGATGGTTGCAAGTTGGGTTAGTCAAGCAAGTTTTGAACCGCCTGGAATAACCGTAGCAGTGGCTAAAGATAGAGCCATTGAATCACTATTACAAGTCAATGATCGTTTTGTTCTCAATATCCTTCAAGAAAATAACTATTTGCACCTCTTCAGACACTTTTTAAAACGTTTTCCACCAGGTGCTAATCGATTTGAAGGAGTTGAATTAATGAATGATCTTGCAGCTGGAGGACCAGTTCTATCTGATGCGTTAGCGTTCCTTTCATGTAAAGTTATTCAAAGAATGGAGACAACAGATCATTGGATAATTTATTCATTAGTTGAAAAAGGTAATTTATCTAATACTCAAAGTAAAACAGCTGTTCATCACAGAAGAGTTGGTAGTAATTATTAA
- a CDS encoding diflavin flavoprotein, with product MTVENISSLNLNTFIKKTIQIPIEENFICLRSLNPKRTRFEVEYSLEKGSCTNSFLFKPSEDEHSKSQDYILIHPPGLTFEKEFLDEFETLISSDSSAIKLVMGHINPNKVAFVKRMNVKYKNLTVICSNPGAKLFKEIWNLRKPSQNTNPKKALETVEVLPNIQIIKQLETLSLESNFEVTFIPAPTARWPGGLIVFEKQTGLLMSDKLFGAHVYEEKWAELNSSSTEEERRHYFDCLMAPMSTQVNSIIEKFEDFEIDTIVPGHGPAISGSWRSLLNNYQSWGESQKYSNLRVALLFASAYGNTAAIADAIARGISKTGVKVKIINCEFTASDNLVTEIRKADGYLIGSPTLGGHAPTPIVSALGSLLAEGDRGKPAGVFGSYGWSGEALDLLEKKLKDGGFKFGFEPIKIKFSPDPLMIKKLEETGIQFGKQLINAKLRQQRKANVGLNTSKSDPTINALGRVVGSLCILTAQKGDEDNLISGAMVASWVSQASFSPPGITIAVAKERAVENLLHTGDNFALNILEQNNHQSLLKQFLQSFKPGDNRFNDLEIKLSPSNQPLLNEALAWLEGTVSQRMECGDHWLIYAEIKHGKVIKKDGVTAVHHRKTGANY from the coding sequence ATGACAGTAGAAAATATTTCTTCGCTAAATTTAAATACTTTCATAAAAAAAACCATTCAGATTCCTATTGAGGAAAACTTCATTTGCTTAAGAAGCCTAAACCCAAAAAGAACAAGATTTGAAGTTGAATATTCTCTTGAAAAAGGTAGTTGCACTAATTCTTTTTTATTTAAGCCTTCTGAAGATGAACATTCTAAATCACAAGATTATATTTTAATTCACCCTCCTGGTTTAACATTTGAAAAAGAATTTCTAGACGAGTTTGAGACATTAATTAGCAGTGATTCGTCTGCAATAAAGTTAGTCATGGGTCATATCAATCCCAATAAAGTAGCTTTTGTGAAAAGAATGAATGTGAAATATAAAAATTTAACGGTTATTTGTTCTAATCCAGGTGCAAAATTATTCAAAGAGATTTGGAATTTACGAAAACCCTCGCAAAATACAAATCCTAAAAAAGCATTGGAGACAGTTGAAGTTCTTCCAAATATACAAATCATTAAACAATTAGAAACTCTGTCACTCGAAAGTAATTTTGAGGTTACGTTCATTCCCGCGCCAACAGCTCGCTGGCCTGGTGGACTAATTGTTTTTGAGAAGCAAACTGGTTTATTGATGAGTGATAAATTGTTCGGTGCACATGTTTATGAAGAAAAATGGGCTGAATTAAACAGCAGTAGCACGGAAGAAGAGAGAAGACATTACTTCGATTGTCTAATGGCACCAATGTCTACCCAAGTCAATAGCATTATCGAAAAATTTGAAGACTTCGAGATTGATACGATAGTACCCGGACATGGACCTGCAATCAGCGGTAGTTGGAGGAGTTTATTAAACAACTACCAAAGCTGGGGAGAAAGCCAAAAATACAGCAACTTAAGAGTTGCTCTATTGTTTGCAAGTGCATATGGAAATACTGCTGCTATTGCTGATGCCATTGCTAGGGGAATTAGTAAAACAGGGGTCAAAGTTAAGATTATTAATTGTGAATTCACCGCATCAGATAACTTAGTCACTGAAATTCGTAAAGCAGATGGATATTTAATTGGATCGCCAACGTTAGGAGGACATGCACCTACCCCGATTGTTTCAGCACTTGGCTCTCTTTTGGCTGAGGGAGATAGAGGAAAGCCGGCTGGAGTATTTGGAAGTTATGGATGGAGTGGGGAAGCTCTTGATTTACTTGAAAAAAAGTTAAAAGATGGAGGCTTTAAATTTGGATTCGAACCTATAAAAATCAAATTTAGTCCTGATCCTTTAATGATTAAAAAACTTGAAGAAACAGGTATTCAATTTGGTAAGCAATTAATTAATGCAAAATTACGGCAACAAAGAAAGGCTAATGTAGGTTTAAATACAAGTAAAAGTGATCCAACAATTAATGCACTCGGAAGAGTCGTCGGATCACTATGTATATTGACTGCTCAAAAAGGAGATGAAGATAATCTTATTAGCGGAGCTATGGTTGCAAGTTGGGTTAGTCAAGCAAGCTTTTCTCCTCCTGGTATTACGATTGCAGTCGCTAAAGAAAGAGCTGTAGAAAACTTACTTCATACAGGAGATAACTTTGCTCTAAACATTTTAGAGCAAAACAATCACCAAAGCCTCCTTAAACAATTTCTCCAATCATTCAAACCTGGAGATAATAGATTTAACGATCTAGAAATTAAATTAAGTCCAAGCAATCAGCCTTTATTAAACGAAGCTTTAGCTTGGCTGGAGGGTACAGTTAGTCAACGAATGGAGTGTGGGGATCATTGGCTGATATATGCTGAGATTAAACATGGAAAAGTCATTAAAAAAGATGGAGTAACAGCAGTTCATCATCGAAAAACCGGAGCGAACTACTAG
- a CDS encoding NADPH-dependent FMN reductase has protein sequence MSNKKLLVIAASNGENLKLAKRFLVACKELNYSCELLDLTESKNDLPIFNPRHNSKDKAPENLKSINTQMESHSHWVICAPEYNGSIPPILTNAIAWLSVQGTDFRSLFNERPIAIASFSGGGCMELLLSMRVQLTHLGALVLGRQLATNKQKIAEDKSINAILNQLLKLNHSNL, from the coding sequence ATGTCTAATAAAAAGCTTCTTGTTATAGCTGCTAGTAATGGTGAAAATCTCAAACTAGCCAAAAGATTTCTAGTTGCATGCAAAGAACTAAATTACTCATGTGAATTACTTGATTTGACGGAATCCAAAAATGATTTACCTATATTTAATCCACGTCATAATTCAAAAGATAAAGCACCAGAAAATCTTAAATCGATTAATACTCAAATGGAGAGCCACTCTCACTGGGTCATTTGTGCGCCAGAATATAACGGCTCAATTCCTCCAATTCTTACAAATGCAATAGCTTGGCTTTCTGTACAAGGAACAGATTTTCGCAGTTTATTTAACGAGCGTCCAATTGCAATTGCAAGTTTTTCCGGAGGAGGGTGTATGGAATTATTACTTTCGATGAGAGTTCAATTAACCCATCTTGGAGCTTTAGTCTTAGGTCGTCAATTAGCTACGAATAAACAAAAAATTGCTGAGGATAAGTCAATCAACGCAATTCTAAATCAATTACTAAAACTTAATCATTCTAATCTTTAG
- the mrdA gene encoding penicillin-binding protein 2, with product MKKKEKFYLSSKKHVGAFNQPLVFFLFICFVFSITGFRLFWIQIINGSYYKKLSEENRIKLIANPPIRGRLLDRNGKVLADNKLFYSLSVQPRLITNSEWIDLRRSLSDLLNVSTKKLEIAFNRNNLDTPYKKILLTDLSEEQVVRFKEQENNLYGAQIDIDLIRNYPYKSLAAHALGYTQLITQKEFSKLSEQGYKLSDRIGRKGIEAAFESELRGKWGGEMLEIDAIGTVQRSLGLKLPRAGKDIRLTLDLDLQRTAEKVLSDKVGGAIVALDPRTGAIRAIASQPTFDLNFFSQPFTSFQYDSLFLSKKDPLLSRAFNAYDPGSTWKPVTAIAGMESGKVPASRKLNTVPCITYGSHCFPEYNRRGFGWIGYEDALRVSSNTFFYQVGVWAGSNALYDAAIKLGFDNYTGIETIFDENKGLVGNKEWAAEGRGWGKPGETPWIVEDLASASIGQSVVQVTPLQLARAYAVFANGGYLITPHLVDAKKNWRSEKYLQKVDIKDSTLDTIRRGLRKVVTNGTGIGINLDTSVLPPVAGKTGTAEDSSGGADHAWFAGFAPYDSGEIVIVAFAQNTPGGGSVHALPMARKILETWYEQKSNDE from the coding sequence ATGAAGAAAAAGGAAAAATTCTATTTAAGTTCTAAAAAGCATGTAGGTGCTTTTAATCAACCTCTAGTTTTCTTTTTGTTTATTTGTTTTGTTTTTTCAATAACTGGCTTTCGTCTTTTTTGGATACAAATAATTAATGGCTCTTACTATAAAAAACTTTCAGAAGAAAATAGAATTAAGCTAATTGCTAATCCACCAATAAGAGGAAGATTATTAGATCGTAATGGAAAGGTTCTAGCGGATAATAAATTATTTTATTCTTTATCAGTTCAACCTAGACTTATAACTAATAGTGAATGGATTGATTTAAGAAGGTCTTTATCTGATTTGTTAAATGTTTCTACTAAGAAATTAGAGATTGCTTTTAATAGAAATAATTTAGATACTCCGTATAAAAAAATATTATTAACTGATTTATCTGAGGAGCAAGTAGTTAGGTTTAAAGAACAAGAAAATAATTTATATGGTGCTCAGATAGATATTGATTTAATTAGAAATTATCCTTATAAGTCACTAGCAGCTCATGCTTTGGGTTATACCCAGTTGATAACTCAAAAAGAGTTTTCTAAACTTTCAGAACAAGGGTATAAATTATCTGATCGAATTGGAAGAAAAGGTATAGAAGCTGCTTTTGAATCTGAATTGAGAGGTAAATGGGGAGGCGAAATGCTGGAGATCGACGCAATAGGTACAGTTCAGCGTAGTTTAGGGTTGAAATTACCCAGAGCTGGAAAGGATATAAGGTTAACTCTTGATTTAGATCTGCAACGTACTGCAGAAAAAGTATTATCTGACAAAGTTGGTGGAGCAATAGTAGCGCTTGATCCACGTACAGGTGCAATTAGAGCAATTGCGAGTCAACCTACTTTTGACCTTAATTTTTTTTCTCAACCTTTTACAAGTTTTCAATATGACAGCTTATTTTTGTCAAAGAAGGATCCTCTTTTGAGTAGAGCATTTAATGCATACGATCCAGGGAGTACATGGAAGCCTGTAACTGCTATAGCAGGTATGGAAAGTGGTAAAGTTCCTGCCAGTAGAAAATTGAATACGGTTCCTTGTATTACATATGGTAGCCATTGTTTTCCAGAATATAATAGAAGAGGTTTTGGTTGGATTGGATATGAAGATGCACTTAGAGTATCTAGTAATACATTTTTTTATCAGGTTGGAGTCTGGGCTGGATCAAATGCTTTGTATGATGCTGCAATCAAACTTGGCTTCGATAATTACACAGGTATAGAAACTATTTTTGATGAGAATAAGGGTTTAGTTGGGAATAAGGAATGGGCTGCTGAAGGTCGTGGTTGGGGTAAACCTGGAGAAACCCCTTGGATTGTAGAGGATCTGGCTAGCGCCTCTATTGGTCAATCGGTTGTTCAAGTTACTCCATTACAATTGGCACGTGCATATGCAGTATTTGCCAATGGTGGCTATCTAATAACTCCTCATTTAGTTGATGCTAAAAAAAATTGGAGATCTGAAAAATATTTACAGAAGGTAGATATTAAAGATTCAACATTAGATACAATTCGTCGAGGTCTTCGAAAAGTAGTAACTAATGGTACTGGTATAGGAATAAATTTAGACACCTCTGTTCTTCCTCCTGTTGCCGGCAAAACAGGAACGGCTGAAGATAGTAGTGGAGGGGCTGATCATGCATGGTTTGCTGGCTTTGCACCTTATGATTCTGGAGAAATAGTTATTGTTGCTTTTGCTCAGAATACTCCTGGTGGCGGTTCAGTTCATGCTTTACCCATGGCAAGAAAAATATTAGAGACATGGTATGAGCAAAAATCTAATGATGAGTGA
- a CDS encoding tetratricopeptide repeat protein, translating into MEGSDRSKQGKNQVSTVTTFPIPYALEGFKENHTSITNSSISSKEQIINQALKLHSQGNISEAKKYYQYCIDQGFSNHKILSNYGSILKDLGNLQEAKLATRKAIQLKPDYAEAYCNLGSILKDLGNLQEAKLATRKAIQLKPDFAIAHSNLGGIFIDIGNLQDAELAIRKAIQLKPDLASAHFNLGIILKDLEKLYDAELATRKAIQLKPDYTEAYTQLGNILRDLGNLDDAELSLRKAIELKPDFADAYSKLGNILRDLGNLHDAELSLRKAIALKPNFADAYFNLSLIELLKGNYQSGLDNYEYRFLTNKPIIPHCKREIKKLTNKKLQKENKTLVVTEQGLGDTLQYMRFIPYLRNKGFDISFCAQKKLHTLIKASEIDPNPLTPDQAKHFLDCDVIPLLSLPRSLGITPRNSIVSKPYIFPTNKLVKKWKDALSQEKKTIIGINWQGNPDVEKNMLRGRSLSLELFSTLSRNNNLKFVSLQKGFGSEQLKNCSFRYQFVGCQSEIDSTWDFLENAAIIANCDLIITSDTSIAHLAGGMGKKVWLLLRDIPYWTWGLEGDSSFWYPSMRLFRQKERHNWNEVMNRVSEQLNNEM; encoded by the coding sequence ATGGAAGGATCTGATAGGAGCAAACAAGGAAAGAACCAAGTGAGTACAGTCACAACTTTTCCGATTCCATATGCTCTAGAAGGCTTTAAAGAAAATCATACTTCTATTACCAATAGCTCCATATCATCTAAAGAGCAAATAATTAATCAAGCTCTTAAGTTGCATTCACAAGGAAATATTTCAGAAGCAAAAAAATATTATCAATATTGCATTGATCAAGGTTTTAGTAATCACAAAATTTTGTCTAATTATGGAAGCATCCTAAAAGATCTTGGCAACTTACAAGAAGCCAAATTAGCTACTCGCAAAGCTATTCAACTTAAACCTGACTACGCAGAAGCTTATTGCAATCTAGGAAGCATATTAAAAGATCTTGGCAACTTACAAGAAGCCAAATTAGCTACTCGCAAAGCTATTCAACTTAAACCGGATTTCGCAATAGCGCACTCCAATCTAGGAGGAATATTTATAGATATCGGCAACTTACAAGATGCAGAATTGGCTATTCGCAAAGCCATTCAACTTAAACCCGATTTAGCGAGTGCTCACTTCAATCTAGGCATCATCTTGAAAGATCTTGAGAAATTGTATGACGCAGAATTAGCTACTCGCAAAGCGATTCAACTTAAACCTGATTATACAGAAGCTTATACCCAGCTTGGAAATATTTTGAGAGATCTTGGCAACTTAGATGATGCTGAATTATCACTACGAAAAGCTATTGAACTCAAACCTGACTTTGCAGATGCTTATTCCAAGCTTGGGAACATCTTGAGAGATCTTGGTAATCTACATGATGCTGAATTATCACTACGAAAAGCTATTGCATTAAAACCTAACTTTGCAGATGCTTATTTTAATCTCTCATTAATAGAGCTACTAAAAGGAAATTATCAATCTGGTTTAGATAACTATGAATATAGATTCTTGACAAATAAGCCAATTATTCCACACTGCAAAAGAGAAATCAAAAAACTTACTAATAAAAAACTACAAAAAGAAAATAAGACATTAGTCGTTACTGAACAAGGTTTAGGTGATACGCTTCAATACATGCGCTTCATACCATATCTAAGAAATAAAGGTTTTGACATTTCTTTTTGTGCGCAGAAAAAACTACATACATTGATCAAAGCATCAGAGATAGATCCAAATCCATTAACTCCAGATCAAGCAAAACATTTTTTGGATTGTGATGTGATACCCCTTTTGTCATTACCACGATCCCTTGGAATTACACCAAGAAATTCAATTGTTTCAAAACCATATATTTTTCCAACAAATAAACTTGTCAAAAAATGGAAAGATGCCCTTTCCCAAGAAAAAAAAACAATTATTGGTATAAATTGGCAAGGTAATCCAGATGTCGAAAAAAATATGCTAAGAGGTAGATCATTAAGTCTTGAACTTTTCTCTACTCTTTCAAGAAATAATAATTTAAAATTTGTATCCCTACAGAAAGGTTTTGGTTCAGAGCAGTTAAAAAATTGCTCGTTTAGGTATCAATTTGTGGGATGTCAATCAGAGATAGATTCGACTTGGGATTTTCTTGAGAATGCTGCCATTATTGCCAACTGTGATTTGATTATTACTTCTGACACTTCAATAGCTCATTTAGCTGGAGGAATGGGAAAAAAAGTTTGGCTTCTTTTAAGAGATATTCCTTATTGGACTTGGGGACTTGAAGGAGACAGTAGCTTTTGGTATCCATCGATGAGATTATTTCGACAGAAAGAAAGACATAATTGGAATGAAGTCATGAATAGAGTCTCTGAACAACTAAATAATGAAATGTAA